TTCATCTGATTTAAGTATTGATGAATTATCCAATTATTTAAAAATCAGTCCGAGTTATTTTAGTTTATTATTTAAACAGCATTTTCAAATGACTTTCATAGAGTATGTGACCAAACAAAGATTAGATTTAGCAAAGTCATTGTTAATTATGACAGATCATAGTATTACCAAGATCGGTAAAATGATCGGATATGCTGAACGAAGATATTTTACAAAAGTATTTCAAAAAAATGAAGGTTTATCACCTTCAGAATACAGATTGAAATTTCGAGATGAAGGAGTGAATTTTTAAAAACATGAAGTAAATCTAGAATGGAGGTATTTATATCGATATTCAAAATTTGAGTTTGGAGCAAAAAATAGGTCAAATGTTTATGTGTGGTTTTGATGGATTACAGCCATCTAAGGAAATTGAATGTTTAATTAGCAAATATCATTTAGGTGGGATTATATATTTTCGCAGGAATGTTTCTTCCATTGACCAAGTTCACCGATTATCGGTTTCATTACAACAAATGGCTGAAAAAAATGGTGATTTTCCATTATTCATTAGTTTAGATCAAGAAGGCGGAATGGTAAATCGTATAGATCAAGGTGTTACCCTCTTCCCAGGAAATATGGCATTGGGAGCTACAGGTGATCCAAATTTAGCATATCAAGTTGCAAGGATTTCAGGAAGCGAATTAAGCTCATTAGGAATTAACATGAATTTAGCTCCATGTTTAGATGTGAATAATAATCCAGCTAATCCTGTCATTGGTGTCCGGTCTTTCGGTGATTATGCAAAGTTTGTTGGTGATATGGGGAGCGCTATGGTAGAAGGTTATCAATCAGCTAATGTTTCCTCTGTTGTTAAACATTTTCCTGGTCATGGAGACACACAAGTAGATTCACATCTATCTTTACCTGAAATTACATATGATTTAAATAGATTGAAAGAAATTGAATTGGTTCCTTTTAAACAAGCAATTGAACATGGGGTTGATGCTGTTATGACGGCTCATATTTTGTTTCCTTCATTGGAGTCAGACCGTAAACCTTCAACGCTTTCCAATAAAATCATCACAGGTTTATTAAGGGAGCATTTGAAATTTGATGGTGTAGTTGTTACGGATTGTTTAGAAATGAATGCCATTTCAGAAGAGTTTGGCACTGCAGAAGGTGCCGTATTAGCTGTTGAAGCTGGTGCAGATATTGTTCTAGTTAGTCACTTATTTGAAAGACAGGTTATGGCGTATAATGCAGTGTTAAAATCGGTTCTAGAGGGCAGAATCTCTGAGCATCGAATAAATGAATCGGTAGAAAGAATTATAAAATTAAAAGAGAAACGGGATATTGCAAAGTACGATATTCATTTTGAACCGTCGAAAATAGGGTTAGATTCACATCAAAAAATAGTACAAGAGATAACTCAAAAGTGTGTTACTCTTGTAAAAGATAATACTCATCAACTACCTTTGGATATTAATAAAAAAACGCTGGTGATATGGCCAGAAGATAGACTTACAAGTCCTGTAGATGATGTAGGAAAACAGGAGACTAGTTTAGGAAAAATACTAAAATCAAGAATAACGGGATTATCAGAGGAAAAAATCCACACTGATCTTAACCATGAGGAGATTCATCAGATATTAAATATGAGTTCAACATTTGAACAAATTGTAGTAGCAACATATGATGTTAAGTCTTTCCCTAAACAAATAGAATTGGTTAAAATGTTGGCAGAGCGTTGTGAAAAGGAGAAATCTAAACTAATCACAGTTGCAATCAGAACACCTTATGATATACAAGCTTTTCCTGAGGTGAAGACATTTTTAGCATGTTATGAAAATCGACCGATGATGATTGAGGCATTAGCTAATGTTTTAGTAGGGACAGAAAAAGCAGTGGGGAAAGTTCCAGTTAAACTTTAAATTATTATAGTATTGATATTGATAATTATCCTGTATCGTATTCTTTATGCAAAAAGTGTATCTCAGTAACCTGAAATACACTTTTTTTGTAATTTATTATACTGTAGAGGGTAAGCCATATAGGTGATATCCCCAATTGTTTTGAAAAATCTAAATTTTTAATCAAAATATGCAAATGTTGTGATATAATAATATGTGAAAAAAAGAACTTTCACAATCAACGTAATTTAATCCCACCTATGATAAACAGAAAATATATATAGTTATTACTTTAAGGAAAATTAACTATACTCATAATGATTTCCACATAAATTTTATAAATAATCTACAATAATAGGAATTTCAATCTAACAACTACTTAAAAATTCAACCTAACTCATTATATATAACTTAATTAATCATGTATGAATTAATCTGTACTTTGTGTAAGCACTTACATTTTTAATAACCAACTCTAGCGATAACCAGTAAAGGTGGAGGCCATAGTAGGTTTAACTATGTGAATACAATCACAAATTGTGATTGATATATATTTCATTTTACAAGGGGGAAGATGTTAGACATGCACATCGTGGTTTGCGTAAAACAAGTACCTGACACTAGAATCATTAAAGTAAATCCAAAAACGAATACGTTAGACAGAAGAGGAATACCAGCTATTCTTAATCCTTTTGATTCACATGCCGTTGAAGCAGGTGTTCGATTGAAAGAAAAAGTAGGCGGAACCGTATCTGTATTATCTATGGGACCTCCGAATGCTGTAAAGATGATTAGGAAATGTGTAGAAATTGGTGCAGATGAAGGGTATCTGATCTCGGATCGTTTTTTCGCTGGAGCAGATACATTGGCAACAAGTTATGCACTATATAAAGCTTTTGAAAAAATGCTAGAAGAAAAACCAGTAGATATCATTATATGTGGAAAACAAACTATTGATGGGGATACAGGTCAAGTTGGACCTGGGATTGCTAGAAGATTGGATATCCCTCCGATAACGAATGTGATTGAAATTAAAGAAGTAGATGAGAAAGCAAGAAAAGTAGTAGTTAAAAGAAAATTAGAAGATGGATATGAAATAATTGAATCCAGTTTACCTTGTTTATTAACAGTGGAAAAAGATATAAATCCAGTATCTTATTCACCACTGCCAAATATGATAAAAGCAGCTCGTTATGAACCGACGATATGGAAAGTCGATGATTTAAACGATGTAGATAAAAAACAGCTAGGTTTAAAAGGATCACCAACAATCGTAGCAAAAATGTTTGCCCCTCCAAAACTTGAAGGCGGGAAAAAAATAGAAGGAAACGCTGTAGAGCAATCGAAGCAAATTGTATCCTTATTACTTGAAAAACCTGAGCTTTTCGAGAAAAAGAGGGGGAGAGCCTGATGGAAAATAACAGAGGTGTATGGGTATATATGGAACAAAAGGAAGGGCGAATTGTAAACGTATCTTTAGAATTATTAGGGGCAGGTCGAAAGCTTGCAGATAAACTGAATGTTCCCTTGTCTGGTGTTCTTTTAGGAGATAAAGTTAAACATTTATGTCCAACCATATTTGAATATGGAGCAGATGAAGTGTATGTAATGGATGATCCTATTCTTAAGAACTACCGTACTGAATCTTTTATGAAGGGTGTTAACCACTTTGCTGAAAAATACCAGCCTGAAATTTTTCTATTTGGTGCTACGCCAAACGGTAAAGATTTAGCAAGTGCCGTTGCAACCGATTTAAGTACAGGATTAACAGCAGATACTACCATGTTGGATGTAGAAGTGGAAACGAGATTACTAGAAGCAAGTCGCCCTGCTTTTGGGGGGAATATTATGGCTACGATTTTATGTAAAAAACATAGACCTCAAATGGCGACTGTTAGACCGAAAGTAATGAAAGCATTGCAGCCTGAAATGGGAAGCAAAGGAAAAATCATTGAAGAATCATTGGATGTTAAAGAAGAAAACTTACGCACGAAAGTATTGGAAATTGTAAAAGATACAAAGAAAAAATTAAAACTAGATGAAGCAGATATTATCGTGGCAGGTGGTAAAGGACTTGGAGATGAGAAAGGTTTTACGTTAATTCATGAGCTAGCAGAAGTTTTAGGAGGAAGTGTGGGTGCAAGTCGTGATGTAGTTGAAGCTGGATGGATCGGTCATGATCATCAAATAGGTCAGACTGGCATTACTGTAACACCTAAAATCTATTTTGCCATTGGGATCTCTGGAGCCGTACAACATGTTGTTGGGATGAAAAATTCCGAACTCATTATAGCCATTAATAAGGATGCAGGTGCACCAATTTTTGATGCTTCCACTTATTCCGTTGTTGGAGATGCACTAGAAATTTTACCTATTTTAATAGAAGAATTCAAAATTTCCTTAAAACAAGAGGTAGAGGAAGGGGAAGTAAAACATGCCTGAAAAATTTGATGTAATCGTTGTAGGAGCTGGACCATCGGGTACTTCCTGTGCTTATAAATGCGCTCAAGCAGGGTTAAAGGTATTACAAATTGAACGTGGAGAATATCCTGGATCAAAAAATGTAATGGGGGGCGTGCTTTATCGTAAACAAATGGAAGCCGTCATTCCTGAGTTTTGGAAAGATGCACCTGTAGAAAGAGCTATTGTGGAACAAAGAGCTTGGTTATTAGATAAAGATTCAATGGTAACAACTAGTGTGAAGAATAATAGTTGGGAAGAAGAACCATGTAACAACTATACGATATTACGAGCTAAATTTGATCAGTGGTTTGCGAATAAAGCCGTTGAAGCGGGTTCTTTGCTTATTAATGAAACCGTAGTGCTTGAATGTATCGTGGAAGAAGGAAAGGTAGTGGGGGTAAGGACAGATCGTCCTGATGGAGATGTTTATGCGGATGTGGTTGTACTTGCAGATGGTGTAAATTCACTTCTTGCTAAAAAGTTAGGATATCACAACGAATTAAAACCAGAAGAAGTAGCGCTTACCGTCATGGAAGTATTGAATCTTCCAAAAGAAGTCATTAATGATCGCTTTAATGTAACAGATAATCAGGGGGTTACAATAGAATTATTCGGAGATGCTACAAAAGGAAATTTAGGAACCGCCTTTATATATACGAATAAAGAAAGTTTGAACCTTGGAGTAGGAACAACACTTTCAAGCATGATTAAAGCTAAAATGAAACCTTATGAATTAATAGAGTATGTGAAAAATCATCCTATGGTCAGTCCGCTCATTAAAGGAGCTGAGTCAGCGGAATATTTAGCTCACTTAATTCCTGAGGGTGGTTATTATTCCATTCCGAAATTGTATGGCAATGGCGTATTATTAGTCGGGGATGCTGCACAAATGGTAAATGGTATTCATCGAGAAGGTTCAAACATGGCAATGGCTTCAGGAACGCTTGCTGCTGAAACAATTATT
The window above is part of the Chengkuizengella sp. SCS-71B genome. Proteins encoded here:
- a CDS encoding glycoside hydrolase family 3 protein, which produces MEQKIGQMFMCGFDGLQPSKEIECLISKYHLGGIIYFRRNVSSIDQVHRLSVSLQQMAEKNGDFPLFISLDQEGGMVNRIDQGVTLFPGNMALGATGDPNLAYQVARISGSELSSLGINMNLAPCLDVNNNPANPVIGVRSFGDYAKFVGDMGSAMVEGYQSANVSSVVKHFPGHGDTQVDSHLSLPEITYDLNRLKEIELVPFKQAIEHGVDAVMTAHILFPSLESDRKPSTLSNKIITGLLREHLKFDGVVVTDCLEMNAISEEFGTAEGAVLAVEAGADIVLVSHLFERQVMAYNAVLKSVLEGRISEHRINESVERIIKLKEKRDIAKYDIHFEPSKIGLDSHQKIVQEITQKCVTLVKDNTHQLPLDINKKTLVIWPEDRLTSPVDDVGKQETSLGKILKSRITGLSEEKIHTDLNHEEIHQILNMSSTFEQIVVATYDVKSFPKQIELVKMLAERCEKEKSKLITVAIRTPYDIQAFPEVKTFLACYENRPMMIEALANVLVGTEKAVGKVPVKL
- a CDS encoding electron transfer flavoprotein subunit beta/FixA family protein; this encodes MHIVVCVKQVPDTRIIKVNPKTNTLDRRGIPAILNPFDSHAVEAGVRLKEKVGGTVSVLSMGPPNAVKMIRKCVEIGADEGYLISDRFFAGADTLATSYALYKAFEKMLEEKPVDIIICGKQTIDGDTGQVGPGIARRLDIPPITNVIEIKEVDEKARKVVVKRKLEDGYEIIESSLPCLLTVEKDINPVSYSPLPNMIKAARYEPTIWKVDDLNDVDKKQLGLKGSPTIVAKMFAPPKLEGGKKIEGNAVEQSKQIVSLLLEKPELFEKKRGRA
- a CDS encoding FAD-dependent oxidoreductase → MPEKFDVIVVGAGPSGTSCAYKCAQAGLKVLQIERGEYPGSKNVMGGVLYRKQMEAVIPEFWKDAPVERAIVEQRAWLLDKDSMVTTSVKNNSWEEEPCNNYTILRAKFDQWFANKAVEAGSLLINETVVLECIVEEGKVVGVRTDRPDGDVYADVVVLADGVNSLLAKKLGYHNELKPEEVALTVMEVLNLPKEVINDRFNVTDNQGVTIELFGDATKGNLGTAFIYTNKESLNLGVGTTLSSMIKAKMKPYELIEYVKNHPMVSPLIKGAESAEYLAHLIPEGGYYSIPKLYGNGVLLVGDAAQMVNGIHREGSNMAMASGTLAAETIIAAKEKGDFSEETLSSYKTAILDSFIGKDLKKYKDANHTFEEQPQYFKDYIPMINRAASSFLTVDGTSKRDKQKEALKTFTKEKGTFTVVKDLYRAWKVMK
- a CDS encoding electron transfer flavoprotein subunit alpha/FixB family protein; this encodes MENNRGVWVYMEQKEGRIVNVSLELLGAGRKLADKLNVPLSGVLLGDKVKHLCPTIFEYGADEVYVMDDPILKNYRTESFMKGVNHFAEKYQPEIFLFGATPNGKDLASAVATDLSTGLTADTTMLDVEVETRLLEASRPAFGGNIMATILCKKHRPQMATVRPKVMKALQPEMGSKGKIIEESLDVKEENLRTKVLEIVKDTKKKLKLDEADIIVAGGKGLGDEKGFTLIHELAEVLGGSVGASRDVVEAGWIGHDHQIGQTGITVTPKIYFAIGISGAVQHVVGMKNSELIIAINKDAGAPIFDASTYSVVGDALEILPILIEEFKISLKQEVEEGEVKHA